In bacterium, a single genomic region encodes these proteins:
- a CDS encoding cell division protein ZapA: MLDNKKHRTEVEIFGQTYTIKGDEEPDYVRQLANYVDQEMRNITQKTNTTSTGKVAVLVALNIADELFKTRRLINEKVASLTERIGAQFKDNESA, encoded by the coding sequence ATGCTCGACAACAAGAAACATCGAACCGAGGTGGAGATATTTGGACAGACCTATACTATCAAAGGAGATGAGGAGCCGGACTATGTTCGCCAATTGGCTAACTACGTAGATCAAGAAATGAGAAATATTACTCAAAAGACGAACACCACCTCCACCGGTAAGGTGGCCGTTCTGGTAGCCTTGAATATTGCAGACGAACTTTTTAAAACAAGAAGATTAATTAACGAAAAAGTCGCTTCCTTAACCGAGCGGATAGGTGCGCAATTCAAAGATAATGAGTCGGCCTAA